One Bradyrhizobium sp. ISRA464 genomic window carries:
- a CDS encoding MFS transporter, translating to MVDVLAAPQQAKADSALRTLTGISVAHWVSHFHIFVLPMLFPFLKQQLGVGYVELGFALTVFAVVSGLTQAPIGYLADHIGARRILLIGLAVGGCALIGLGLHLSYSSLIVCAVLLGLANSVYHPADYAILSAHMDAARMGRAFSIHTFAGFLGGAVAPAIIAALVASIGGLGALIVAGAVGPLVALFLIVLGIPDAGANRTKAKDDTAPKASVITPALIVLTAFFTLLSLSTSGINNFGVVALMGGYGASFSTANIALTAFLGASAVGVLAGGYLADWTHRHSQVAAACFAVNAALVLLIALVNLPSAVLTLAMGLAGFLGGVIAPSRDMMVRNAAPPGAAGRAFGIVSTGFNFGGIVSPLLFGWIMDQHMPHWVFGASVVFMVLTVLLALVTERKPQTSEYPAEATSRRA from the coding sequence ATGGTCGACGTTCTGGCCGCACCGCAACAAGCGAAGGCCGACAGCGCGCTCCGCACGCTGACGGGGATTTCCGTCGCGCATTGGGTCAGCCATTTCCATATCTTCGTGCTGCCGATGCTGTTCCCGTTCCTGAAGCAGCAGCTCGGTGTCGGTTATGTGGAGCTCGGATTCGCGCTGACGGTGTTCGCGGTGGTCTCTGGCCTGACCCAGGCGCCGATCGGCTACCTCGCCGACCATATCGGGGCGCGCAGGATCCTGCTGATTGGGCTGGCCGTCGGCGGCTGTGCGTTGATCGGGCTCGGCCTGCACCTGAGCTATTCTTCGCTGATCGTCTGCGCCGTGCTGCTAGGGCTCGCCAACAGCGTCTACCATCCGGCCGACTACGCCATCCTCTCGGCGCATATGGACGCGGCGCGGATGGGCCGCGCCTTCTCGATCCATACCTTCGCCGGCTTCCTCGGCGGCGCGGTGGCGCCGGCGATCATCGCGGCGCTGGTCGCTTCAATCGGCGGGCTCGGCGCCCTGATCGTGGCCGGCGCAGTCGGCCCGCTGGTGGCGCTGTTTCTGATCGTGCTCGGCATCCCCGATGCGGGCGCGAACAGGACCAAGGCCAAGGACGACACCGCGCCGAAGGCCAGCGTGATCACGCCGGCGCTCATCGTGCTCACGGCCTTCTTCACGCTGCTCAGCCTGTCGACATCAGGCATCAACAATTTCGGCGTGGTCGCGCTGATGGGCGGTTATGGCGCATCGTTCTCGACCGCCAACATCGCGCTGACCGCATTCCTCGGCGCCAGCGCCGTGGGCGTGCTCGCCGGCGGCTATCTCGCCGACTGGACTCACCGCCACAGCCAGGTCGCGGCGGCCTGCTTCGCCGTCAATGCCGCGCTCGTGCTGCTTATCGCGCTGGTCAATCTGCCGTCGGCGGTGCTGACGCTGGCGATGGGCCTTGCCGGATTCCTCGGCGGCGTGATCGCGCCGTCTCGCGACATGATGGTGCGCAACGCCGCACCGCCCGGCGCCGCAGGCCGTGCCTTCGGCATCGTCTCCACCGGCTTCAACTTCGGCGGCATCGTGAGCCCGCTGCTGTTCGGCTGGATCATGGACCAGCACATGCCGCATTGGGTGTTCGGCGCCTCCGTGGTGTTCATGGTGCTGACGGTGCTGCTGGCGCTGGTCACCGAGCGCAAGCCGCAAACCTCGGAATATCCCGCCGAGGCGACGAGCCGACGCGCCTGA
- a CDS encoding class I SAM-dependent methyltransferase, protein MNRSILRRTAVSTALAAIALLIAPNARAEDAASPDYATIVAAPDRTDSDRLADQRRQPAKMLAFAGVKPGMTILDMEANAGYSTELLARTVGPTGKIYAQDSADVIAQHVKDKFDTRAQKPAMKNVVHVVRDYDDPIPPEVSNLDMITFFFAYHDMTYMPVDRAVMNKKMFAALKPGGFLVIADHSAKPGDGASVGKTLHRIEEGTLKQEIEAAGFKLVAEGDFLHHPEDPRNMPVFKASVPIDEFVLKYQKPQ, encoded by the coding sequence ATGAACAGATCGATCCTTCGCCGCACCGCCGTCAGCACCGCGCTTGCGGCCATCGCGCTGCTCATCGCGCCAAATGCCCGCGCAGAGGACGCCGCGAGCCCGGACTATGCCACGATCGTCGCCGCGCCCGATCGCACGGATTCGGACCGCCTGGCCGACCAGCGCCGGCAGCCCGCCAAGATGCTCGCCTTCGCGGGGGTCAAGCCCGGCATGACGATCCTCGACATGGAAGCGAACGCGGGCTACAGCACCGAATTGCTGGCGCGCACCGTCGGCCCGACCGGCAAGATCTACGCACAGGACTCGGCCGACGTGATCGCGCAGCATGTGAAGGACAAGTTTGACACCCGCGCCCAGAAGCCGGCCATGAAGAACGTCGTTCATGTCGTACGCGACTACGACGACCCGATCCCGCCCGAGGTCTCGAACCTCGACATGATCACCTTCTTCTTCGCCTATCACGACATGACTTACATGCCGGTCGATCGCGCCGTCATGAACAAGAAGATGTTCGCCGCGCTCAAGCCCGGCGGCTTCCTCGTGATCGCGGACCATTCGGCCAAGCCCGGCGACGGCGCGAGCGTCGGCAAGACGCTGCACCGGATCGAAGAGGGCACGCTGAAGCAGGAGATCGAAGCCGCCGGCTTCAAGCTGGTCGCCGAGGGCGATTTCCTGCATCATCCTGAAGACCCCAGGAACATGCCCGTCTTCAAGGCGTCGGTGCCGATCGACGAGTTCGTCCTGAAGTATCAGAAGCCGCAATGA
- a CDS encoding chloride channel protein, with amino-acid sequence MSVLSAKSNLPAKTTHRLGDFTTDPRVVVISAIAVVVASAGVIAGVVLLQLIRLATNIAYFGQFSFADLKLQDSPLGLWAVLVPVAGAFIIGLMARFGSEKIRGHGIPEAIEAILLGRSRLDAKVAVLKPLSSAVAIGTGGPFGAEGPIIMTGGAIGSLIAQMLPVSDNERKTLLVAGAAAGMTTVFGTPIAAIMLAVELLLFEWTPRSFIPVTVAAVVAAVERTFLHMPTPLFPFTGSVDISVIQLGAWVLIGILSGLLSGVLTQLVYGCEDFFLKLPIHWMWWPLIGGLVVGLGGLIEPQALGVGYDNLAAMLRGDVVLKAALLLLVVKAIIWSVALGSGTSGGVLAPLLIMGGAMGTALSGYLPSASPGFWALLAMAATMGGTMRSPLTATFFAVELTGNTHVLLPLIAACGTAHGVTVLLMRRSILTEKVARRGHHLVREYRVDPFALTRVRDVMTKAVETVPDTMTLHGAAAFLTNPKTGHPSFPVVDANHHVLGVIDPPAVLRWRRAGKHRTAMLNQLLTGSKITVAYPDEYLDRLADRLMQVNVSHLPVISREDQRLVGYIGWKDLMRVRAKLQAEETQKTSFFGAR; translated from the coding sequence ATGAGCGTCCTTTCCGCCAAATCGAACCTCCCCGCCAAGACCACTCACCGTCTCGGTGACTTCACGACCGACCCGCGCGTCGTGGTGATCTCGGCCATCGCCGTCGTTGTTGCCAGCGCCGGCGTGATCGCCGGCGTCGTGCTGCTGCAACTGATCAGGCTTGCCACCAACATCGCCTATTTTGGCCAGTTCAGCTTCGCCGACCTGAAGCTGCAGGACTCGCCACTCGGCCTTTGGGCCGTGCTGGTGCCGGTCGCAGGCGCGTTCATCATCGGCCTGATGGCGCGTTTCGGCAGCGAGAAGATCCGCGGACACGGCATTCCGGAGGCGATCGAGGCCATTCTGCTCGGCCGTTCCCGGCTCGACGCCAAGGTCGCGGTTCTGAAGCCGCTCTCATCGGCGGTCGCGATCGGCACTGGCGGCCCGTTCGGCGCCGAGGGCCCGATCATCATGACGGGCGGCGCGATCGGCTCGCTGATCGCGCAGATGCTTCCGGTGAGCGACAACGAGCGCAAGACCCTGCTGGTGGCGGGCGCCGCCGCCGGCATGACCACCGTGTTCGGAACGCCGATCGCCGCGATCATGCTCGCGGTCGAGCTGCTGCTGTTCGAATGGACGCCGCGCAGCTTCATTCCCGTCACGGTCGCGGCCGTGGTGGCGGCGGTCGAGCGCACCTTCCTTCACATGCCCACCCCGCTGTTCCCGTTCACCGGCAGCGTCGACATCTCGGTGATCCAGCTCGGCGCCTGGGTGCTGATCGGAATTCTCTCCGGGCTGCTGTCGGGCGTGCTCACCCAGCTCGTCTATGGTTGCGAGGATTTCTTCCTGAAGCTCCCGATCCACTGGATGTGGTGGCCGCTGATCGGTGGCCTGGTGGTCGGCCTCGGCGGCCTGATCGAGCCGCAGGCGCTCGGCGTGGGCTATGACAACCTTGCCGCGATGCTGCGCGGCGACGTGGTGCTGAAGGCCGCGTTGCTGCTGCTCGTGGTGAAGGCCATTATCTGGTCGGTCGCGCTCGGCTCGGGCACGTCGGGCGGCGTGCTGGCGCCGCTGCTGATCATGGGCGGCGCGATGGGGACGGCGCTGAGCGGCTATCTGCCGTCCGCGAGCCCCGGCTTCTGGGCGCTGCTGGCGATGGCGGCGACGATGGGCGGCACGATGCGCTCGCCGCTGACCGCAACCTTCTTCGCCGTCGAGCTCACCGGCAACACCCACGTGCTGCTGCCGCTGATCGCGGCCTGCGGCACCGCCCATGGCGTCACGGTGCTTTTGATGCGGCGGTCGATCCTCACCGAGAAGGTCGCCCGACGCGGCCATCATTTGGTGCGCGAGTACCGCGTCGATCCGTTCGCGTTGACGCGTGTGCGCGACGTGATGACCAAGGCGGTCGAGACGGTCCCCGATACCATGACGCTGCACGGCGCCGCCGCCTTCCTGACCAATCCGAAGACCGGGCACCCCAGCTTTCCCGTTGTCGATGCCAACCATCACGTGCTCGGGGTCATCGATCCGCCGGCCGTGCTGCGCTGGCGTCGCGCCGGCAAGCATCGCACCGCGATGCTCAACCAGCTGTTGACGGGAAGCAAGATCACCGTCGCCTATCCCGATGAATATCTTGATAGGCTCGCCGACCGCCTGATGCAGGTCAACGTCTCGCACCTGCCGGTGATTTCGCGCGAGGATCAGCGCCTCGTCGGCTATATCGGCTGGAAGGACCTGATGCGGGTGCGCGCCAAGCTTCAGGCCGAAGAGACCCAGAAGACATCCTTCTTCGGCGCACGATAG
- a CDS encoding MFS transporter codes for MTTQPTPMDTPKGAWKITFLLFLFMVVNFADKIVVGLAGVPIKTDMGLTQEQFGTLGSSFFLLFSISAIVVGFIVNRASTRWVLLILAVVWALAQFPMIGTVSFTTLVICRIILGAGEGPAFSVAAHAIYKWFPDEKRTLPTAILSQGSAFGVILAVPALNWIIVHHSWHHAFGALGIVGLLWAVAWFALGKEGPLVPTAAVAANEPRIPYSKLLTSRTFVGCVIATFGAYWALSLGLTWFTSFIIEGLGFSQQQAGFISILPWIFGATIVILTGWISQLMLARGFTTRGARGVLGSVPLIVGGCILALLPHVTPGALMIALLVIGSGLCGSIYVVCPPMLGEFTPVSQRGAIIAIYGALYTISGILAPMVMGNVIQHSGAALQGYMTGFTINAAIMAGSGLLGLLLLWPNTERARLTGTPQQAGAIKGAVSPT; via the coding sequence ATGACGACGCAACCGACGCCCATGGATACGCCCAAGGGCGCCTGGAAGATCACCTTCCTGTTGTTCCTGTTCATGGTGGTGAACTTTGCGGACAAGATCGTGGTCGGGCTTGCCGGCGTGCCGATCAAGACTGACATGGGCCTCACCCAGGAGCAGTTCGGCACCCTCGGCTCATCTTTCTTTCTGCTGTTCTCGATCTCGGCGATCGTGGTCGGCTTTATCGTCAACCGTGCTTCGACGCGGTGGGTGCTGCTGATCCTGGCGGTTGTCTGGGCCTTGGCACAGTTTCCGATGATCGGGACCGTCAGCTTCACGACGCTGGTGATCTGTCGCATCATTCTCGGTGCCGGCGAGGGGCCGGCCTTCTCGGTCGCAGCCCACGCCATCTACAAATGGTTTCCGGATGAGAAGCGCACGCTGCCGACCGCGATCCTGTCGCAGGGCTCGGCGTTCGGCGTGATCCTCGCCGTGCCTGCGCTGAACTGGATCATCGTCCATCACAGCTGGCATCACGCCTTCGGCGCGCTTGGCATCGTCGGCCTGCTGTGGGCCGTTGCCTGGTTCGCGCTCGGCAAGGAAGGGCCGCTGGTGCCGACCGCGGCGGTCGCCGCCAACGAGCCGCGGATTCCCTACTCGAAACTGCTGACGTCACGCACCTTCGTCGGCTGCGTCATCGCCACCTTCGGCGCCTATTGGGCGCTGTCGCTCGGGCTCACCTGGTTTACGTCCTTCATCATCGAAGGGCTCGGCTTCTCGCAGCAGCAAGCCGGCTTCATCTCGATCCTGCCCTGGATCTTTGGCGCGACGATCGTGATCCTCACTGGGTGGATCTCGCAGCTGATGCTGGCGCGCGGCTTCACCACCCGTGGCGCGCGCGGCGTGCTCGGCTCGGTGCCGCTGATCGTCGGCGGCTGCATCCTCGCCTTGCTACCTCATGTCACGCCAGGCGCGCTGATGATCGCGCTTCTCGTGATCGGCTCCGGCCTGTGCGGGTCGATCTATGTGGTCTGCCCGCCGATGCTCGGCGAGTTCACTCCGGTATCGCAGCGCGGCGCGATCATCGCGATCTACGGCGCGCTGTACACGATCTCGGGCATCCTGGCGCCGATGGTGATGGGCAACGTGATCCAGCATTCCGGCGCGGCGCTGCAGGGCTACATGACTGGCTTCACCATCAATGCCGCGATCATGGCCGGCTCCGGCCTGCTCGGGCTGCTGCTGTTGTGGCCGAACACTGAACGCGCCCGGCTGACCGGCACGCCGCAGCAGGCCGGTGCGATCAAGGGCGCGGTGTCGCCGACGTGA
- a CDS encoding ABC transporter ATP-binding protein yields MLRVTGLTKSYRTTSENVAVLRGVDLAVATGESVALTGESGSGKSTLLHLIAGLDAADGGEIRLADTLVSGLDDAGRAELRRDRLGLVFQQFNLIPSLTVADNLTFQSRIAGRHDAAWHDELVERLGLKSLLKRYPEQLSGGQQQRVAIGRALAPKPLLLLADEPTGNLDEDTADEVLALARDLVARTGCGFLMVTHSVRLAATLDRQVTLHAGVIA; encoded by the coding sequence CTGCTCCGCGTCACCGGATTGACCAAGAGCTATCGTACGACGAGCGAGAATGTCGCCGTGCTGCGCGGCGTCGATCTGGCCGTTGCGACCGGCGAGAGCGTCGCGCTAACCGGCGAATCCGGCAGCGGCAAGAGCACGCTGCTGCATCTGATCGCGGGGCTGGACGCCGCGGATGGCGGCGAGATCAGGCTTGCCGACACGCTGGTCTCCGGGCTCGACGATGCCGGCCGCGCCGAGCTGCGCCGCGACCGGCTCGGCCTCGTGTTCCAGCAATTCAACCTGATCCCGAGCCTGACAGTTGCGGACAATCTCACCTTCCAGTCGCGCATCGCCGGGCGGCACGATGCAGCATGGCACGATGAGCTGGTCGAGCGCCTCGGCCTGAAGTCCCTGCTCAAGCGCTATCCGGAACAATTGTCGGGCGGCCAGCAGCAGCGCGTCGCGATCGGCCGCGCGCTGGCGCCGAAGCCGCTGTTGCTGCTCGCGGACGAGCCGACCGGCAATCTCGACGAGGACACTGCCGACGAGGTGCTCGCGCTGGCGCGCGATCTCGTGGCGCGCACCGGCTGCGGCTTCCTGATGGTCACCCACAGCGTGCGGCTCGCCGCGACGCTGGACCGCCAGGTCACCCTGCACGCCGGGGTGATCGCATGA
- a CDS encoding amidohydrolase family protein yields MTSTPDLVIRGGTIADGKGGELFEADVAIAGGRIAEVGKVQAKGKEEIDAKGRLVTPGFVDVHTHYDGQVTWSQDITPSSQNGVTTAIMGNCGVGFAPCRPSDHTRLIQLMEGVEDIPEPVLSAGIPWEWESFPDYMDWLSKRNFDMDIGAQLPHAALRVYVMGERGARRDPATPEDNKAMAALAGDAVRAGALGFSTSRTLNHRTSTGDYTPTLKAGEDELTAIAGAMHGVGRSVLQFVLDQSTVHEDLPMMLRVADNTKCPISFSVAQADKAPRRWRQTMDTINEAAARGLSITTQIAARPVGLLLGLELSRNPFQTHPSYRAIAKLPLAERLAHLRRPEVRAAILSETATATDDPLFFRPNYDKIYLLGNPPDYEQPPENALGPQARRQGRQPEELAYDAMLTDEGRGMLYVPFLNYADGNLDAVHEMLREPSAVPGLSDGGAHCGIICDASFPTYLLTHWTRDRSRGEKLSIPFVVAAQSRKTALSVGLHDRGVIAPGFKADVNVIDYDRLHLHPPKVHYDLPVGGRRLMQQVDGYDATIVSGIVTRRDGKATGARPGKLVRGAQGLN; encoded by the coding sequence ATGACCTCGACCCCTGACCTCGTGATCCGCGGCGGGACCATTGCCGACGGCAAGGGCGGTGAACTCTTTGAGGCGGACGTCGCCATCGCCGGCGGCCGCATCGCCGAGGTCGGCAAGGTGCAGGCCAAGGGCAAGGAAGAGATCGACGCCAAGGGCAGACTGGTGACGCCCGGCTTCGTCGACGTCCACACCCATTACGACGGTCAGGTGACCTGGAGCCAGGACATCACGCCGTCGTCGCAGAACGGCGTCACCACCGCGATCATGGGCAATTGCGGCGTCGGCTTCGCGCCATGCCGGCCGAGCGACCACACCAGGCTGATCCAGCTGATGGAAGGCGTCGAGGACATCCCGGAGCCGGTGCTCAGCGCCGGCATTCCCTGGGAGTGGGAGAGCTTCCCCGACTACATGGACTGGCTGTCGAAGCGCAATTTCGACATGGACATCGGCGCGCAACTGCCGCATGCGGCGCTGCGCGTCTACGTGATGGGCGAGCGCGGCGCGCGCCGTGATCCCGCAACGCCTGAAGACAACAAGGCGATGGCGGCGCTCGCCGGAGACGCGGTGCGTGCCGGCGCACTGGGTTTCTCGACCTCGCGCACGCTCAACCACCGCACCTCGACCGGCGACTACACGCCGACGCTGAAAGCGGGCGAAGACGAATTGACCGCAATCGCCGGCGCAATGCACGGCGTCGGCCGCAGCGTGCTGCAATTCGTGCTCGACCAGAGCACCGTCCACGAAGATCTGCCGATGATGCTGCGGGTCGCTGACAATACCAAATGCCCGATCTCGTTTTCCGTAGCCCAGGCCGACAAGGCGCCGCGGCGCTGGCGGCAGACGATGGACACCATCAATGAAGCCGCCGCCCGCGGCCTGTCGATCACAACCCAGATCGCCGCGCGACCCGTTGGGCTGCTGCTTGGGCTGGAATTGTCGCGCAACCCGTTCCAGACCCATCCAAGCTACCGCGCGATCGCCAAGCTGCCGCTGGCCGAGCGGCTCGCGCATTTGCGCCGGCCTGAGGTGCGCGCGGCCATCCTGAGCGAAACGGCGACGGCGACCGACGATCCGCTGTTCTTCCGGCCGAACTACGACAAGATCTATCTGCTGGGTAATCCCCCGGACTATGAGCAGCCGCCGGAGAACGCGCTCGGCCCGCAGGCGCGCCGCCAGGGCCGGCAGCCGGAAGAACTCGCCTACGACGCGATGCTGACGGACGAGGGCCGCGGCATGCTCTATGTGCCGTTCCTGAATTATGCCGACGGCAATCTCGATGCCGTGCATGAGATGCTTCGCGAACCCAGCGCCGTGCCGGGATTGAGTGACGGCGGCGCGCATTGCGGCATCATCTGCGATGCCAGCTTCCCGACCTATCTCTTGACGCACTGGACGAGAGACCGCAGCCGCGGCGAAAAGCTCTCGATCCCGTTCGTGGTCGCGGCGCAGTCGCGCAAGACCGCACTGTCGGTCGGGCTCCACGACCGCGGCGTGATCGCGCCGGGCTTCAAGGCCGACGTCAACGTGATCGACTACGACCGGCTGCATCTGCATCCGCCGAAGGTGCACTACGACCTGCCGGTCGGCGGCCGCCGCCTGATGCAGCAGGTCGACGGCTACGACGCCACCATCGTCTCGGGCATCGTCACGCGACGCGACGGCAAGGCCACCGGCGCACGCCCCGGCAAGCTCGTGCGCGGCGCGCAGGGATTGAATTGA
- a CDS encoding ABC transporter permease: MRRALWILAVLLSHWRRHPMQLATLLIGLISATALWSGVQALNQQARNAYDRAAATFGGSRTAVLVGKDSATFPQKLFVDLRRAGWPVSPMLEGRVQIDGRSYRLLGVEPVTLPSEVGNAPAIGKASLQSFVTPPGEMLVAPETLRDLGLTEGARPQANGMALPPLRVQPELAPGVLVVDIGIAQEILKMPNRLSRLLISKSKTPHAALESVAGDKLRLVEPSAETDLERLTDSFHLNLTAFGLLSFFVGLFIVNSAIGLAFEQRLPMLRTLRACGVSARMLNTVLVVELVSLALIAGLIGLVCGYFIAAALLPDVAASLRGLYGAQIPGQLSLKPVWWFAGIAISILGALAAAAASLTKAIRMPVLTSAQPQAWRQAQRRWLMIQSAAAIAVFAVAGVLIWFGDSLLAGFAVLAALMLGAALILPMILEIALSLGERSARRPVGIWFWADSRQQLSGLSLALMALLLALAVNVGVGTMVKSFSRTFLVWLDGRLAADVYINAASDAQATKIKAWLRERPEVKAILPGGRADTKFGGAPIEVLGLPDQATYRDNWPLLESTANAWIRLRPGDACFVSEQLSRRMKLAIGDRISVPTPGGDWPLEIVGIYADYGNPKGQIAVNFAALTRHFPQIPMTRIGLRVAPGKIAPLIAALQQTFGLDDRNVADQATMKAESKRIFNRTFSVTAALNAFTLGVAGVALLTSLLTLANSRLPQLAPLWAIGLTRRRLAALELLKTMAVALITALFALPLGLLVAWCLLAIVNVKAFGWRLPFHVFPLQLIELLAVALVAALCAAALPVARLARMEPASLIRIFVNER; this comes from the coding sequence ATGAGGCGCGCGCTCTGGATCCTCGCCGTGCTGCTCAGCCACTGGCGCCGGCATCCGATGCAGCTCGCGACCCTGCTGATCGGGCTGATCTCGGCGACCGCGCTGTGGAGCGGCGTGCAGGCGCTGAACCAGCAGGCGCGCAACGCCTATGACCGCGCCGCCGCCACCTTCGGCGGTTCGCGCACCGCCGTCCTGGTCGGCAAGGACAGCGCGACATTCCCGCAAAAGCTGTTCGTTGACCTGCGCCGCGCCGGCTGGCCGGTGTCGCCGATGCTGGAGGGCCGCGTCCAGATCGACGGGCGCAGCTATCGCCTGCTCGGCGTCGAGCCGGTCACCTTGCCGTCCGAGGTCGGCAACGCGCCCGCGATCGGCAAGGCCAGCCTGCAATCCTTCGTCACCCCGCCCGGCGAGATGCTGGTGGCGCCGGAGACGTTGCGCGACCTCGGCCTCACCGAGGGCGCGCGGCCGCAGGCGAACGGCATGGCCTTGCCTCCCTTACGCGTGCAGCCGGAGCTCGCGCCCGGCGTGCTGGTCGTCGATATCGGAATCGCGCAAGAGATCCTGAAGATGCCGAACCGGCTGTCGCGGCTGCTGATCAGCAAGTCCAAGACGCCGCACGCGGCGTTGGAGAGCGTGGCCGGCGACAAGCTCCGGCTGGTCGAGCCGAGCGCGGAGACCGATCTTGAACGGCTGACCGATAGCTTTCACCTCAACCTCACCGCCTTTGGCCTGCTGTCGTTCTTCGTCGGCCTGTTCATCGTCAACTCCGCGATCGGGCTCGCCTTCGAGCAGCGGCTGCCGATGCTGCGCACGCTGCGCGCTTGCGGCGTGTCGGCACGGATGCTCAACACCGTGCTGGTCGTCGAGCTGGTGTCGCTGGCGCTGATCGCCGGCCTGATCGGCCTGGTCTGCGGCTATTTCATCGCGGCGGCGCTGTTGCCCGACGTCGCCGCCTCCTTGCGCGGGCTCTATGGCGCGCAGATCCCGGGCCAGCTTTCGCTCAAACCCGTTTGGTGGTTCGCCGGCATCGCCATCAGCATTCTGGGCGCGTTGGCCGCGGCGGCCGCGAGCCTGACCAAAGCAATCCGGATGCCGGTGTTGACGTCGGCGCAGCCGCAGGCGTGGCGGCAGGCGCAGCGGCGCTGGCTCATGATCCAGAGCGCGGCGGCGATCGCGGTGTTCGCGGTGGCCGGCGTCCTGATCTGGTTCGGCGATTCCCTGCTCGCGGGCTTTGCGGTGCTCGCCGCGCTGATGCTCGGCGCGGCTCTGATCCTGCCGATGATCCTGGAGATCGCGCTCTCGCTTGGCGAGCGCAGCGCGCGGCGCCCGGTCGGCATCTGGTTCTGGGCCGACAGCCGCCAGCAATTGTCGGGCCTGTCGCTGGCATTGATGGCGCTGCTGCTCGCGCTCGCCGTCAATGTCGGCGTCGGCACCATGGTGAAGAGTTTCAGCCGCACTTTCCTGGTCTGGCTCGACGGCCGGCTCGCGGCCGACGTCTACATCAATGCCGCGAGCGACGCGCAGGCGACCAAGATCAAGGCGTGGCTGCGCGAACGCCCGGAGGTGAAGGCGATCCTGCCCGGCGGCCGCGCTGACACCAAGTTCGGCGGCGCGCCGATCGAGGTGCTCGGCCTGCCCGACCAAGCGACCTATCGCGACAACTGGCCGCTGCTCGAGAGCACGGCGAATGCGTGGATCCGCTTACGTCCCGGCGACGCCTGCTTCGTCAGCGAACAGCTGTCGCGGCGGATGAAGCTTGCGATCGGCGACCGGATCTCCGTGCCCACCCCCGGTGGCGACTGGCCGCTCGAGATCGTCGGCATCTATGCCGACTACGGCAATCCCAAGGGCCAGATCGCGGTCAACTTCGCCGCGCTGACGCGGCACTTCCCGCAGATACCGATGACCCGCATCGGCCTGCGCGTCGCGCCGGGCAAGATCGCGCCGCTGATCGCAGCGCTGCAGCAAACATTCGGGCTCGACGACCGCAATGTCGCCGACCAGGCGACGATGAAGGCGGAATCGAAACGGATCTTCAACCGCACCTTCTCGGTGACCGCGGCACTCAACGCCTTCACGCTCGGGGTTGCCGGCGTGGCGCTGTTGACCAGCCTGCTCACGCTCGCCAATTCGCGGCTGCCGCAGCTCGCCCCGCTGTGGGCGATCGGCCTGACGCGGCGGCGACTCGCCGCGCTCGAGCTGTTGAAGACCATGGCGGTCGCGCTGATCACCGCGCTGTTCGCGCTGCCGCTCGGGCTATTGGTTGCCTGGTGCCTGCTTGCGATCGTCAACGTGAAGGCGTTCGGCTGGCGGCTGCCGTTCCACGTGTTCCCGCTGCAGCTCATCGAGCTGCTCGCGGTGGCGCTGGTCGCAGCGCTCTGTGCGGCGGCGCTCCCCGTGGCTAGACTGGCACGCATGGAGCCGGCGAGCCTGATCAGGATCTTCGTCAATGAGCGCTGA
- a CDS encoding MarR family transcriptional regulator — protein MAASKNPLKSPGRARKRVPSQADYEALSQFRYLIRCFLEFSQEAAKAEGLTPRQHQALLAIRGYPGGGPVAIGDLAERLRLRHHTTVELVDRLSEAGLVERVLDPSDQRRVLLKLTGLAADHLAKLSAAHLDELSRIEPLLKQVLSRRSE, from the coding sequence ATGGCAGCGTCGAAAAATCCTCTGAAATCGCCTGGCCGGGCCCGAAAGCGGGTTCCGAGCCAGGCCGATTACGAGGCGCTGTCGCAATTTCGCTACCTGATCAGGTGTTTTCTGGAGTTCAGCCAGGAGGCCGCGAAAGCCGAGGGCCTGACGCCGCGGCAGCATCAGGCATTGCTGGCGATCCGGGGCTATCCGGGCGGCGGACCGGTCGCGATCGGCGATCTGGCCGAACGGCTGCGGCTTCGTCACCACACCACGGTCGAGCTCGTCGACCGGCTCTCCGAGGCAGGGCTGGTCGAGCGCGTCCTCGATCCCTCCGACCAGCGGCGGGTGCTGTTGAAGCTGACCGGCCTCGCGGCCGATCATCTCGCCAAGCTGTCCGCGGCTCACCTGGATGAGCTGTCGCGGATCGAGCCGCTGCTGAAGCAGGTGCTGTCGCGACGATCGGAATGA